The Arachis hypogaea cultivar Tifrunner chromosome 16, arahy.Tifrunner.gnm2.J5K5, whole genome shotgun sequence genome contains a region encoding:
- the LOC112756596 gene encoding uncharacterized protein has translation MPGTVAVLRTCPVRVGGQLDESQAYFQRLFWTFPPCIEAFRHCKPLVSIDGTHLYGKYGGTLLVAIAQDGNSNILPVAFALVEGENAESWSFFLSHLRQHVTPQPGLLVISDRHNSIKAALEAPDGGWLPPAAYRAFCIRHVATNFALTFKGKDARRLLVNAAYAKTKVEFDYWFDILRSENLAMCDWVNRIEYSLWTQYCDEGQRFGHMTTNISECVNSFLKGVRNLPVCSLVKATYGRLAELFVRKGREAQAQLGTGQQFSQYLVKCIEANLKTARCFMVTVYDRDNSEYTVAETTPTGSFSLGSYRVSLGSQTCDCDYFQALHFPCPHALACCAYSRVTWQPYVHPVYRLSSVFSVY, from the coding sequence atgcctggtactgtAGCAGTCCTCAGGACTTGCCCTGTTCGAGTCGGGGGACAGCTAGACGAGTCTCAGGCTTATTTTCAGAGGTTGTTCTGGACGTTTCCGCCTTGTATCGAGGCATTTCGTCATTGCAAACCGTTGGTGagtattgacggcacccatctatatggcaagtatgggggaacgttgcttgTCGCGATTGCACAGGATGGGAACTCTAACATACTTCCCGTGGCTTTTGCACTAgttgagggtgagaatgctgagtcatGGTCCTTTTTTCTCTCCCACCTCCGTCAGCACGTGACACCTCAGCCAGGTCTGTTAgttatttcagataggcataacaGCATCAAGGCAGCGCTCGAGGCTCCTGATGGGGGGTGGCTACCTCCGGCTGCATACCgggcattctgcattcgacacgtagCAACGAATTTCGCCctcaccttcaagggcaaagatgcCCGGAGGCTTCTTGTGAACGCTGCATATGCGAAGACCAAAGTGGAGTTCGACTACTGGTTTGACATTCTCCGTTCTGAGAATCTGGCAATGTGTGACTGGGTGAACCGGATTGAGTATTCGTTGTGGACACAGTATTGTGACGAGGGTCAGAGGttcggtcacatgacgaccaATATCTCTGAGTGTGTGAATTCATTCCTGAAGGGTGTTAGGAACCTCCCTGTGTGCTCGCTGGTGAAAGCCACATACGGCAGGTTGGCTGAACTATTCGTCCGCAAGGGGAGGGAGGCACAGGCCCAGCTGGGCaccggacaacaattcagtcaataCCTGGTAAAGTGTATCGAGGCAAACCTCAAAACTGCTAGGTGCTTCATGGTGACTGTATACGATAGAGATAACTCGGAGTACACCGTGGCAGAGACGACTCCGACAGGCTCGTTCTCACTGGGGAGCTATAGGGTGTCCCTTGGTTCTCAGACATGTGACTGTGACTACTTCCAGGCACTTCATTTCCCATGTCCACACGCCTTGGCATGCTGTGCCTACTCACGTGTTACTTGGCAGCCATACGTCCACCCGGTGTATCGACTTAGTTCGGTTTTCAGCGTATATTAG
- the LOC112756597 gene encoding protein MAIN-LIKE 1-like, with product MCLDDRYVPYLQMAGLYHLTRLNDRWFRIDEPLLSAFVERWWPETHTFHMPFGECTITLQDVAYQLGLPVDGHYVSGYLTDFHVYIEGGRPSWQWFHELLGVLPPENQIQKFAVNCTWFQETFGECPDGVDEETLFADKSGNRIHIRWLPFVARLEEMGGYSWGSAELAWLYRCMCRVAN from the exons ATGTGTCTTGATGATagatacgttccgtacttgcagatggccggattATACCATCTTACGAGACTGAACGACAGATGGTTCCGAATAGACGAGCCCCTACTGAGTGCATTCGTCGAGAGGTGGTGGCctgagacgcacaccttccacatgccgttcggagagtgcaccatCACACTTCAGGACGTTGCGTACCAGCTAGGGTTGCCAGTGGACGGGCATTACGTCAGCGGTTACCTGACAGACTTCCACGTATACATTGAGGGTGGCCGGCCATCTTGGCAGTGGTTCCATGAGTTGCTCGGTGTTTTACCTCctgaaaaccaaattcaaaagTTCGCAGTGAACTGCACCTGGTTCCAGGAGACTTTTGGAGAGTGCCCAGACGGGGTCGATGAGGAGACA ctgtttgccgacaagtccggcaacCGTATTCACATCAGATGGTTACCGTTTGTGGCTCGGCTTGAGGAGATGGGAGGCTATAGCTGGGGATCGGCGGAACTagcatggttgtaccggtgcatgtgccgagtggccAACTGA